In one Silene latifolia isolate original U9 population chromosome 10, ASM4854445v1, whole genome shotgun sequence genomic region, the following are encoded:
- the LOC141605038 gene encoding uncharacterized protein LOC141605038, whose protein sequence is MQNITVTLSLRSIDYPGNATDHAALLVIKSQLKVPSNWVLSSWNDSIHHCSWEGVKCGRKHKRVTLLDLSSRGLAGTISPFIGNLSFLKILNLYNNSLYGEIPTQLGHLIRLNELRLYNNTLIGEIPANISRCVNLRVFYLANNKLEGKLPTGLGALSKLTDFRVKINHLKGSFFDIIQNLTSLVTIIADENSFTGTIPSSIGRMQNLTNLEVAANQLSGTLPTSLFNISSLQMLDFAVNQLHGELPADVGVNIPRLTWFNLVENNFTGIIPITIQNLTILEFIAFGYNNFVGNVPSYFGNFHNLNYLSLGGNFIEGDINFIDTLVNCSHLSVLHLGTNHISGILPKSIANLSTSLEILDIGNTQISGKIPEGITNLNNLELLWMDNCKLTGSIPQDFGKLYKLEQLYLDSNNLKGKIPNSMANLSRLSWLFLDDNILEGSIPPNLGNCQSLLYLYLSQNELNGTFGNELFEGSASFVRVDLSQNHLEGSLPLEMSKQSNLQVLGLSSNKLSDIIPDSLGDCSDLQYLYMDGNSFQGNIPSSFASLTSLLEIDLSQNNLSGPIPAFFSKFPTLYYLNLSDNDFEGSVPTNSVFANASAVFVAGNNILCGGIKQLHLPKCIEKKSSGKKKRIMSHALKLIIPIVGALFGMVAIASGLYLACLKKKKSPLSSGSMMGIVTMKVSYDMLLKATADFSSENLVGMGSFGSVFKGVLDGKTVAVKVLNLQRRCASKSFMAECNALRNVRHRNLISIITACSSIDFQRNDFRALVYEFMPNGSLDKWLHGGDRNMSLAQRVDVAIDVAHAISYLHHECETPIVHCDLKPSNILLDNDMVAHVGDFGLARFLTQPRHPNQSSTIGIKGTIGYAAPEYGIGSEPSTKGDVYSYGILLLELMTGKSPTDNMFDEGYSLHKHAEAALSDQVLQIVDPLLEEDNITEEADDRRAIQDELQRREECINAVISVGVSCSNHQPQERMKIVDATNRLQSARDKLVNARNRRNLPARALMVTGE, encoded by the exons ATGCAAAATATTACCGTAACTTTATCACTGCGTAGTATAGACTACCCAGGCAATGCGACCGACCATGCCGCGCTGTTGGTCATCAAGAGCCAACTAAAGGTTCCTTCAAACTGGGTTTTAAGCTCATGGAATGACTCTATTCACCATTGTTCTTGGGAGGGAGTCAAATGTGGGCGTAAACATAAACGAGTGACTTTACTAGATTTGAGTTCTAGAGGTTTGGCAGGAACCATATCTCCTTTCATAGGAAATCTAAGCTTCCTTAAGATCCTTAACCTTTACAATAATAGCCTATATGGAGAAATTCCCACTCAATTAGGTCATCTAATCAGGCTTAATGAACTACGCTTATATAACAACACACTTATAGGTGAAATTCCAGCCAACATATCTCGTTGTGTTAACCTTAGAGTGTTTTACTTAGCCAACAACAAGCTAGAGGGAAAACTCCCAACAGGACTAGGAGCATTGTCGAAGCTAACAGACTTTCGTGTGAAAATTAACCATCTTAAGGGGTCTTTTTTCGACATTATACAAAATCTCACTTCTTTAGTAACGATAATTGCTGATGAAAACTCATTTACAGGAACTATCCCAAGCAGCATTGGTAGGATGCAAAATCTAACCAACCTTGAAGTTGCTGCTAATCAACTATCAGGCACACTTCCCACATCCCTTTTTAATATCTCCTCCCTTCAAATGCTTGATTTTGCTGTCAACCAACTACATGGAGAACTTCCAGCAGATGTTGGCGTCAATATTCCCCGTCTGACATGGTTCAACCTCGTGGAAAACAACTTCACAGGAATAATACCAATCACGATCCAAAACCTCACAATTCTTGAATTTATTGCATTCGGTTATAATAATTTTGTAGGAAATGTTCCTTCCTATTTTGGGAATTTTCATAACCTAAATTATTTATCTCTTGGAGGGAACTTCATAGAGGGTGACATTAATTTTATAGATACACTTGTTAACTGCAGCCATTTAAGTGTCCTCCATTTGGGAACAAATCATATTTCTGGAATATTACCCAAATCTATTGCCAATCTCTCCACCTCTTTGGAAATACTCGATATAGGAAATACTCAGATAAGTGGAAAAATTCCAGAAGGTATTACCAATCTCAACAATCTTGAGCTGTTATGGATGGACAATTGCAAATTAACGGGATCTATCCCTCAAGATTTCGGGAAGCTCTACAAATTGGAACAACTTTATCTGGACTCCAACAACTTAAAAGGTAAAATTCCCAATTCCATGGCCAATTTATCACGCTTGAGTTGGCTTTTTTTAGATGACAACATATTGGAAGGGAGTATACCTCCAAACCTCGGGAATTGCCAAAGCTTATTGTACCTGTATTTATCACAAAATGAACTCAATGGAACCTTCGGCAATGAGCTATTTGAAGGATCTGCTTCATTTGTCAGAGTAGATTTGTCTCAAAATCATTTGGAAGGCTCTCTACCTTTGGAAATGAGTAAACAAAGTAACCTACAAGTCTTAGGATTGTCTAGCAATAAGTTGTCGGATATCATTCCAGATAGTCTTGGTGACTGTTCTGACCTTCAATACCTCTACATGGATGGAAATTCTTTCCAGGGAAATATTCCATCATCTTTCGCTTCTTTGACTAGCCTACTAGAAATTGACCTTTCTCAAAATAATTTATCCGGCCCCATTCCAGCCTTCTTCTCTAAGTTCCCTACATTATATTACCTTAACTTATCTGATAACGACTTTGAGGGAAGTGTTCCAACGAACTCAGTATTTGCAAATGCAAGTGCGGTCTTTGTTGCTGGCAATAACATACTTTGTGGAGGAATAAAACAGCTTCACTTACCAAAGTGCATTGAGAAGAAAAGCTcgggaaaaaagaaaagaataatgtCTCATGCCCTTAAATTGATAATCCCAATTGTTGGCGCACTATTTGGGATGGTGGCCATAGCATCAGGGCTGTATCTGGCATGTCTCAAAAAGAAAAAGTCACCTCTTTCATCAGGTTCAATGATGGGGATTGTAACCATGAAAGTGTCTTATGACATGTTACTAAAAGCAACGGCTGATTTTTCTTCAGAAAATCTAGTTGGGATGGGATCTTTTGGATCCGTGTTTAAGGGGGTTTTGGATGGAAAGACCGTTGCAGTGAAAGTTCTGAACTTGCAACGCCGTTGTGCATCTAAAAGTTTTATGGCAGAATGCAACGCGTTAAGAAATGTCCGCCACAGGAATCTGATAAGCATCATAACAGCTTGTTCTAGTATCGACTTTCAGAGAAATGATTTTAGAGCACTAGTGTACGAGTTCATGCCTAATGGAAGCCTAGACAAATGGTTACATGGAGGCGACAGAAACATGAGCCTTGCTCAAAGGGTGGATGTAGCAATTGATGTGGCCCATGCAATCAGCTATCTCCACCATGAGTGTGAAACTCCAATAGTGCATTGTGACTTGAAACCAAGCAACATATTGCTTGACAATGACATGGTCGCTCATGTTGGAGATTTTGGATTAGCAAGGTTTCTTACTCAACCTCGACATCCAAACCAAAGTAGTACAATTGGAATTAAGGGAACTATCGGCTATGCTGCTCCAG AGTATGGGATCGGAAGTGAGCCATCTACAAAGGGTGATGTTTATAGCTATGGGATATTGCTACTGGAACTAATGACAGGAAAAAGTCCAACAGACAACATGTTCGATGAAGGCTACAGCCTTCATAAGCATGCGGAAGCAGCATTATCTGACCAAGTCTTACAAATTGTAGACCCATTACTTGAAGAAGATAATATCACTGAAGAAGCCGATGACAGACGGGCAATTCAAGATGAGCTTCAACGAAGAGAGGAATGCATTAATGCTGTGATCAGTGTTGGGGTGTCGTGCTCCAATCATCAGCCACAAGAACGAATGAAAATAGTTGATGCCACTAACAGGCTTCAATCGGCAAGAGACAAACTTGTGAATGCTAGAAACAGGCGTAATCTTCCTGCAAGAG CGCTGATGGTTACAGGGGAATGA